Proteins co-encoded in one Cercospora beticola chromosome 7, complete sequence genomic window:
- a CDS encoding uncharacterized protein (antiSMASH:Cluster_8): MESTSAPIATSAGGRSTAPKQTSSHNIAGQSWIPGQRPPKHNHTCKGEGGEVCEKAHIKARIKFHALAERGTVFPPDDGQFNQRQKFTLKQVHNRSILLYVVLEDDMAVHHTVKSRAAYSTIAEVWHEAHPTLMLKNRWFFHPCQYRASRYPHHDPENHLDDLVEDHISLCNWFQSDECRVWQENSWRRFGFQPRLDDILMPTVRAILMLYWPHIIQEEDGHGLAALVLTGDDAHLLSGPTSFASISNQKIPGYMGSEQIAYTSLSTAVKFLSDLDRREISADPTLRARIALRAEKCRRENIDLPEQHALPEPEPEVEPGPPQIHLPEAQADLVEPLSNQETAALGARARL, encoded by the coding sequence ATGGAGTCGACATCGGCACCTATTGCCACATCCGCTGGAGGCAGGAGCACAGCGCCAAAGCAGACATCTAGCCACAACATTGCCGGACAGTCGTGGATACCTGGTCAAAGACCGCCAAAGCACAACCACACCTGCAAGGGCGAGGGAGGAGAAGTCTGCGAAAAGGCTCACATCAAAGCTCGAATTAAATTTCACGCTCTGGCAGAGAGAGGCACTGTATTCCCTCCTGATGATGGCCAGTTCAACCAGCGCCAAAAATTCACTCTGAAACAGGTGCACAACAGAAGCATTCTACTGTACGTCGTGCTTGAAGATGACATGGCAGTGCACCATACAGTCAAGTCCAGAGCAGCATATTCAACAATCGCTGAGGTCTGGCACGAGGCACATCCCACCTTGATGCTCAAGAATAGGTGGTTCTTTCATCCCTGTCAATATCGCGCTTCGCGTTATCCACATCATGATCCAGAGAATCACCTCGACGACCTCGTAGAAGACCACATCAGCCTTTGCAACTGGTTCCAATCTGATGAATGTCGCGTTTGGCAAGAGAACAGTTGGCGTAGATTTGGGTTCCAACCTCGTCTGGATGACATACTCATGCCGACCGTACGGGCCATACTGATGCTCTACTGGCCACACATcattcaagaagaagacggccACGGACTGGCAGCGCTGGTCCTTACTGGCGATGATGCTCATCTCTTGTCAGGGCCAACCTCTTTCGCAAGCATTTCGAACCAGAAGATCCCTGGATATATGGGAAGCGAGCAGATCGCGTACACTTCACTCTCTACTGCGGTAAAATTTCTCTCTGACCTCGACCGAAGGGAAATTTCTGCAGATCCCACACTTCGGGCCCGAATCGCTCTACGCGCAGAAAAGTGCCGCCGAGAGAATATTGATTTGCCAGAACAGCACGCATTGCCAGAGCCTGAACCAGAAGTGGAACCTGGACCCCCTCAAATACATCTTCCAGAAGCACAAGCGGATCTTGTGGAGCCACTCTCGAACCAGGAAACCGCAGCTCTGGGCGCTCGAGCACGATTGTAG
- a CDS encoding uncharacterized protein (antiSMASH:Cluster_8) gives MSTYSNESDSVRGQCQSRQEYQHSDLSTCCSDELSADHEFAPVAITKRDLDRPDSKYLTIEPEYNLLLPSQTAARSATQVPVARAPLDICRLVHFHYRTFRITGSLKNPRWTWKRALIEVLAVRKSFPVVRDNRGALLAMTAWFHVLCNIDDEIERLDSERTRAILACSISMLRDASPDQEEYNHDTAAPVHAAAKINVCTSESQDPSRDRIIALSQSLIEQCQSHLPGHALSRVLSDIIDVLDALSLESEIRDSLVAPSTAEYLSLRVRTIGISPFFTILETGLLDHDRKEFQDLGQRVPCNVTDESPQDYDINNIDTSAFWTSQHHVQFRGYVNRIIGLQNDIVGLPKDLENNEMMNVILLLADHGSNLKNGDERVQTARSLAVAMHNTAVQEAMTLWASVKASYCSHAATVYVDSLLAFTLTHFKWAKRTNRYQPKHRLISDIVVGATERTAKVMTKFRAIRNNKKQETGVHTIT, from the coding sequence GTTCGCGGTCAATGTCAAAGCAGACAAGAGTATCAGCACTCTGATCTGTCGACCTGTTGCTCCGACGAGCTTTCAGCGGACCATGAATTCGCGCCTGTGGCAATTACGAAGCGCGATCTAGATCGTCCAGACTCGAAATACCTGACGATCGAGCCTGAGTATAATTTGCTGCTACCTTCTCAAACCGCGGCACGCAGCGCCACCCAGGTACCGGTGGCGAGAGCTCCGCTCGACATCTGTCGACTGGTTCATTTTCACTACCGCACTTTCAGAATTACCGGTTCTCTGAAGAATCCAAGATGGACATGGAAGAGAGCGCTGATAGAGGTTTTGGCAGTCCGAAAATCTTTCCCTGTTGTTAGGGACAATCGAGGTGCTCTCCTGGCTATGACAGCATGGTTTCATGTGCTCTGCAATATTGATGACGAGATCGAGCGACTGGACAGTGAAAGGACGAGAGCGATACTGGCATGTTCGATCTCGATGCTGCGAGACGCTAGTCCAGACCAGGAAGAGTACAACCATGACACGGCGGCGCCGGTTCATGCTGCGGCAAAGATCAATGTGTGCACTAGCGAGTCTCAAGACCCTAGCCGTGACCGGATCATCGCTCTCTCGCAGAGTCTTATCGAACAGTGCCAATCGCACTTGCCTGGGCACGCTCTATCTAGAGTTCTCTCCGACATCATCGACGTATTGGACGCATTGAGTCTGGAGTCTGAGATCCGCGACAGCCTCGTGGCTCCTTCCACCGCAGAGTATCTCAGTCTCAGAGTCCGAACGATCGGAATCTCACCATTCTTCACGATTCTGGAGACAGGTCTACTGGACCATGATCGCAAAGAGTTTCAAGACCTCGGCCAGCGTGTGCCGTGCAATGTGACAGATGAAAGTCCTCAGGACTACGACATCAACAATATCGACACTTCTGCTTTCTGGACCTCGCAACACCACGTACAATTTCGTGGCTACGTCAATCGCATCATCGGGCTACAGAACGACATCGTTGGACTACCCAAAGACTTGGAGAACAACGAGATGATGAATGTCATCTTACTGCTCGCCGATCATGGCAGCAACCTTAAAAATGGCGACGAACGCGTACAGACAGCGCGATCCTTAGCTGTGGCCATGCACAACACTGCGGTGCAAGAGGCGATGACTCTGTGGGCAAGTGTAAAGGCATCTTATTGCTCGCATGCGGCTACAGTATACGTGGACTCATTACTAGCATTTACACTCACGCACTTCAAGTGGGCGAAACGTACAAATCGATATCAGCCGAAGCATAGACTCATCTCAGACATCGTTGTGGGTGCCACTGAGCGCACGGCAAAGGTGATGACCAAATTCAGAGCGATAAGGAACAACAAGAAGCAAGAAACAGGCGTCCATACAATAACGTAG